From a single Terriglobia bacterium genomic region:
- the purH gene encoding bifunctional phosphoribosylaminoimidazolecarboxamide formyltransferase/IMP cyclohydrolase: MKPITRALLSVSDKAGIVDFAAGLSELGVEIVSTGGTARLLREKGVKARDVSELTGFPEMLDGRVKTLHPNVHGGILAIRSNPTHAAALKDHEISVIDLVAVNLYPFEKTAAKPGVEFEELIENIDIGGPTMIRSAAKNFEDVAVVVDPADYAAILEELRRNGGLERESRLALARKAFATTAAYDGFISTTLQERAAPGLPKSFHLNFEKAMDLRYGENPHQSAALYRSRAVAGRGLAYAPQLQGKELSYNNLVDLEAAWRLAQEFTEPVTAIIKHTNPCGIAIGKTLAESYVRALSVDPVSSFGSVIAVNRKLDLATAEEMSKLFVEAIIAPGFDPVALEKLKGKKNLRLIDMSATAGDEYGPQLKSVGGGLLVQTPDTAGAKPQDWKCATTRQPTEEEMRGLVFAWSVVKHVKSNAIVFGRDGMIVGVGAGQMSRVDSVKLAAMKARDLKHELKGSVVASDAFFPFPDGVEEAAKHGATAVVQPGGSVRDNEVVEAADRLGMAMLMTGIRHFRH, from the coding sequence ATGAAACCCATCACCCGTGCGTTGCTTAGCGTCAGCGACAAAGCTGGCATTGTTGATTTTGCGGCAGGGCTGTCAGAGCTGGGCGTCGAGATTGTATCGACGGGCGGCACCGCCAGGCTTCTCCGCGAGAAAGGCGTGAAGGCACGCGACGTTTCCGAACTCACCGGCTTTCCGGAAATGCTCGATGGGCGCGTGAAGACGCTGCATCCCAACGTCCACGGCGGCATTCTGGCCATCCGGTCAAATCCCACCCACGCGGCAGCTTTAAAGGACCATGAGATCAGCGTCATCGACCTGGTAGCGGTGAATCTGTATCCCTTCGAAAAGACGGCTGCCAAGCCGGGCGTGGAATTCGAAGAGTTGATTGAAAACATCGACATTGGCGGACCTACCATGATTCGCTCGGCTGCCAAAAATTTCGAGGACGTTGCGGTTGTGGTTGATCCTGCCGACTATGCCGCTATTCTGGAAGAACTCCGCAGAAACGGAGGGCTTGAGCGTGAATCGCGCCTGGCCCTGGCACGAAAGGCTTTTGCCACCACCGCGGCCTATGACGGTTTTATTTCCACCACCTTGCAGGAGCGCGCAGCGCCCGGCCTGCCGAAAAGCTTTCATTTGAACTTCGAGAAAGCCATGGACCTGCGCTATGGCGAAAATCCTCACCAGAGCGCGGCGCTCTACCGCAGCAGAGCCGTCGCCGGCAGGGGATTGGCATATGCTCCGCAGCTCCAGGGCAAAGAACTTTCATACAACAACCTGGTGGACCTGGAAGCGGCGTGGCGCCTGGCTCAGGAATTTACGGAGCCGGTGACGGCCATCATCAAGCACACCAATCCCTGCGGCATCGCGATCGGCAAAACGCTGGCGGAAAGCTATGTCCGGGCGCTTTCGGTCGATCCGGTGTCGTCGTTTGGCTCGGTGATTGCCGTGAACCGCAAGCTTGATCTGGCGACGGCTGAGGAGATGTCGAAGCTGTTTGTTGAAGCCATCATCGCTCCGGGATTTGACCCGGTCGCGCTGGAGAAGCTGAAAGGTAAAAAGAACCTGCGCCTGATTGATATGTCAGCGACCGCCGGCGATGAGTACGGCCCGCAACTGAAGAGCGTGGGAGGCGGGTTGTTGGTGCAGACTCCAGACACGGCAGGCGCCAAACCTCAGGATTGGAAATGCGCCACCACGCGCCAGCCAACGGAGGAGGAGATGCGCGGGCTGGTGTTTGCCTGGAGCGTGGTGAAGCACGTGAAGTCCAACGCGATTGTCTTCGGGCGCGACGGCATGATCGTGGGCGTTGGCGCCGGGCAGATGAGCCGGGTGGATTCCGTGAAGCTGGCGGCGATGAAAGCCCGCGACCTGAAGCATGAACTGAAGGGAAGCGTGGTGGCGTCTGACGCGTTCTTCCCCTTCCCGGACGGCGTGGAAGAAGCCGCAAAGCACGGCGCCACGGCCGTGGTCCAGCCCGGCGGCTCGGTCCGCGACAATGAAGTGGTTGAAGCCGCCGATCGCCTGGGAATGGCCATGCTGATGACCGGCATCCGGCACTTCCGGCACTGA
- a CDS encoding VWA domain-containing protein encodes MKKIRTKMICAVAAVCVAATFWAFGSNPVAHAQQEPGPGPTPQTGETVYAPKKSAKPDLQQQPENQPSEQPEKAPEEAGKPAPQEKQPEKINPNEVYTLSTQSNLVNVDVLVTDKNGSPITGLSKTNFKITDDGVPQSVTNFSTAEAPITVAMLIEFSNKWWGYLYLALEDAYQFLGFMQPQDWVGVIDFDMQPHILQDFTHDRSQVRNALDTLRIPGFSEINLYDALSFTIDRMKNVGGRKAIIAIVSGFDTFSKLTYGDMLKIAKGSNTPIYAISIEEFVSIRYGENIETLQARNALTSIARYSGGDAYFPRFEAAVPDIYQQVAGQLRHQYSLGFIPTNSTQDGKYHKLDVQLVDTQGNPLLITDKKGKKVKYRVLSREGYYSPKA; translated from the coding sequence ATGAAGAAGATTAGAACAAAGATGATATGCGCCGTGGCGGCTGTTTGCGTGGCCGCCACCTTCTGGGCTTTCGGGTCGAACCCAGTAGCCCACGCTCAGCAGGAGCCTGGCCCGGGGCCGACTCCCCAGACAGGGGAAACGGTCTACGCTCCCAAAAAGTCGGCGAAGCCAGACCTTCAGCAGCAGCCGGAAAACCAACCCTCAGAGCAGCCTGAGAAGGCCCCTGAGGAGGCCGGCAAGCCTGCGCCGCAGGAAAAGCAGCCCGAAAAAATCAATCCCAACGAGGTCTACACTCTTTCCACCCAGTCCAACCTGGTGAACGTTGATGTGCTGGTGACGGACAAGAATGGCAGCCCGATCACAGGGCTCTCCAAGACCAATTTCAAGATCACGGATGACGGCGTGCCGCAATCCGTCACCAACTTCTCGACGGCTGAGGCGCCCATCACGGTTGCGATGCTGATTGAGTTCAGCAACAAGTGGTGGGGATATCTTTACCTCGCCCTCGAGGACGCCTATCAGTTTCTGGGTTTTATGCAGCCTCAAGACTGGGTGGGCGTCATTGATTTTGACATGCAGCCGCACATCCTGCAGGACTTCACGCATGATCGTTCTCAGGTGCGGAACGCGCTTGACACGCTGCGGATACCCGGTTTCAGCGAGATCAACCTGTACGATGCCCTTTCGTTCACCATCGACCGCATGAAGAATGTTGGCGGGCGCAAAGCCATCATCGCAATCGTCAGCGGATTTGACACCTTCAGCAAGCTGACTTACGGCGACATGCTCAAAATCGCCAAGGGCTCGAACACGCCCATCTACGCGATCAGTATCGAGGAATTTGTCTCGATTCGTTACGGGGAAAACATTGAAACGCTGCAGGCGCGGAATGCGTTGACTTCAATCGCCAGGTATTCGGGCGGAGACGCCTACTTCCCACGCTTTGAAGCTGCCGTTCCGGACATCTATCAGCAGGTCGCCGGTCAGCTTCGGCACCAGTACAGCCTCGGCTTTATTCCCACCAACAGCACTCAGGACGGGAAGTACCACAAGCTGGACGTCCAACTGGTGGATACACAGGGGAATCCGCTGCTCATCACAGATAAGAAGGGCAAGAAGGTCAAATACCGCGTGCTCTCCCGCGAAGGCTACTACTCACCGAAGGCGTAA
- a CDS encoding DUF5009 domain-containing protein encodes MNAYSTQVLTESAQAQQSKPASTGLHAVAPSERVLSVDALRGFDMFWIAGGAPFVMEFFKLFANPLPPWLGGQFEHTPWVGFDFWDIIMPLFLFIVGVAMPFSIGKRVERGDSRASIYRKVGYRVVVLWVLGMVAQGHLLLFTLGNFQIYSNTLQSIAAGYLIASIALVEMPVRWQLGLAAALLVVYWGLMMFVPVPGVGAGVMTPQGNLAMWVDTVVLGRFRDGTNYTWILSSLGFGATTLMGVLAGHLLRGPKPKERKALLLAGSGVACLIAGWLWGFEFPIIKHIWTSSMVLWSGGWCLLLLALFYYVIDVKGYRRWSFFFIVFGMNAIVAYIAPDIIPFRTISRTLFAGLGAHLGIFGPFLVAAGTVGILWLGLYYMFRKKTFVRI; translated from the coding sequence ATGAATGCATACTCCACTCAAGTGTTGACGGAGAGTGCGCAGGCACAGCAGTCGAAACCAGCGAGTACAGGACTGCACGCTGTCGCCCCTTCCGAGCGCGTCTTATCGGTAGATGCGTTACGCGGGTTTGATATGTTCTGGATCGCTGGCGGGGCCCCGTTCGTCATGGAATTCTTCAAGCTGTTCGCCAATCCCTTGCCGCCCTGGCTCGGCGGACAGTTTGAGCATACTCCCTGGGTGGGTTTCGACTTCTGGGACATTATCATGCCCCTCTTCCTCTTTATTGTGGGCGTTGCCATGCCGTTCTCGATTGGCAAGCGGGTTGAACGGGGTGACAGCCGCGCCAGCATCTACCGCAAGGTGGGCTACCGAGTGGTGGTGCTGTGGGTGTTGGGCATGGTGGCCCAAGGGCATCTGCTGCTCTTTACGCTGGGCAACTTTCAGATTTACAGCAACACTCTGCAATCAATTGCCGCGGGCTACCTGATAGCCTCGATTGCGCTGGTGGAGATGCCGGTGCGCTGGCAACTGGGCCTTGCGGCTGCGCTGCTGGTGGTCTACTGGGGGCTGATGATGTTCGTTCCGGTGCCGGGCGTGGGCGCCGGGGTCATGACGCCTCAGGGCAACCTGGCCATGTGGGTTGATACCGTGGTTCTGGGCCGCTTCCGCGACGGCACCAACTACACCTGGATCCTCAGCAGCCTGGGCTTCGGCGCAACCACGCTGATGGGCGTGCTGGCCGGCCACCTGCTGCGAGGGCCCAAGCCGAAGGAGCGCAAGGCGCTGCTGCTGGCGGGCTCCGGCGTGGCATGCCTGATTGCAGGCTGGCTGTGGGGCTTTGAATTCCCGATTATCAAGCACATCTGGACCAGCTCCATGGTGCTGTGGTCGGGCGGCTGGTGCCTCCTGCTGCTGGCCTTGTTCTACTACGTCATCGACGTAAAGGGCTACCGGCGCTGGTCGTTCTTCTTTATCGTTTTCGGCATGAACGCCATCGTCGCCTACATAGCTCCGGATATTATTCCCTTCCGAACCATCAGCCGCACCCTGTTCGCGGGCCTCGGCGCGCACCTGGGAATATTCGGCCCCTTCCTCGTCGCTGCGGGAACGGTGGGAATCCTCTGGCTGGGGCTGTACTACATGTTCCGCAAGAAGACCTTTGTGCGAATTTAG
- a CDS encoding type 1 glutamine amidotransferase, producing MRVHIIQHVALEGPGAISQWARERGHSTSVTEQFTRGTLPAVGDFDFLVIMGGPMSANDGAQFDWLAGEKQLIEEALGEEKAILGVCLGAQLLAQALGARVYPHPEKEIGWFPVRLTLEAERSRLFSGLPARMTVLHWHGETFDLPEGATLLAESRLCRNQAFELDGRVLGLQFHLEVQPQGLERLIEKSAAELTRAAAVQTAAEIRASAHLAHTLRPTLYTVLDRLAAAAS from the coding sequence ATGCGTGTTCATATCATCCAGCACGTAGCGCTTGAAGGGCCAGGCGCGATCAGCCAATGGGCTCGAGAGCGAGGCCACTCGACCTCGGTCACCGAACAGTTCACACGGGGAACGCTGCCGGCGGTCGGCGATTTCGATTTCCTGGTCATCATGGGTGGGCCGATGAGTGCGAACGATGGCGCGCAGTTCGATTGGCTTGCCGGCGAAAAACAGTTGATCGAGGAGGCGCTGGGCGAGGAAAAGGCGATTTTGGGCGTGTGCCTGGGCGCGCAGCTTCTGGCCCAGGCATTGGGAGCACGGGTTTACCCCCACCCCGAGAAAGAGATTGGCTGGTTTCCAGTCCGTTTGACTCTTGAAGCGGAGCGCAGCAGATTATTTTCCGGCCTGCCCGCAAGAATGACGGTCCTGCACTGGCATGGCGAGACGTTTGACCTGCCGGAGGGCGCCACGCTGCTGGCCGAAAGCAGGTTGTGTCGCAACCAGGCCTTCGAGCTCGACGGCAGGGTCCTGGGGCTCCAATTCCACCTGGAAGTCCAGCCGCAAGGGCTTGAGCGATTGATTGAGAAATCGGCGGCGGAACTCACTCGTGCAGCGGCGGTGCAAACGGCGGCGGAAATTCGCGCCTCGGCGCACCTTGCGCATACTCTTCGACCCACGCTTTACACGGTCCTTGATCGCCTGGCTGCCGCTGCGTCCTGA
- a CDS encoding arsinothricin resistance N-acetyltransferase ArsN1 family A, whose product MTAEWSGPLKIRQARVDDAKEIARIYNQGVQDRAATFENAYVTPEERYLWLAARPDRYPVLVAEVKHTLMGWAALNPYSPRRCFEGVAELSIFIERSLRGHGVAQQLIKAMQDAARERGFYKLVGRIIADNSPARKLCELAGWREVGVFHKHGRLGSEWHDLALVEYLIPENLK is encoded by the coding sequence ATGACGGCAGAATGGAGCGGGCCGCTGAAGATTCGGCAGGCCCGCGTTGACGACGCAAAGGAGATTGCCAGAATCTACAATCAGGGCGTGCAGGACCGCGCCGCAACTTTTGAAAACGCCTATGTTACTCCGGAAGAGCGTTACCTGTGGCTGGCCGCGCGGCCGGACCGTTACCCGGTGCTGGTGGCGGAGGTGAAACACACCCTGATGGGCTGGGCGGCGCTCAATCCTTACAGCCCGCGGAGGTGTTTTGAAGGGGTAGCGGAACTGTCCATTTTTATCGAGCGCAGCCTGCGCGGGCACGGCGTGGCGCAGCAACTCATCAAAGCCATGCAGGATGCGGCGCGCGAGCGAGGCTTCTACAAGCTCGTAGGGCGCATTATTGCCGACAACAGCCCGGCGCGCAAACTGTGTGAACTGGCCGGCTGGCGGGAAGTCGGCGTCTTCCACAAGCACGGAAGGCTCGGGAGCGAGTGGCATGATCTGGCGCTGGTGGAATATCTGATTCCTGAAAACCTGAAGTAA
- a CDS encoding tetratricopeptide repeat protein: MGENETGKSSLESFEEMAAKAPENVMVRYSLGREYLKAKRYAEAERELREALRLKPDYSAAWRELGKSLVGLERLDEAREVYTKGAAVACEKGDLQTQREIEVFLRRLEKAGG; encoded by the coding sequence GTGGGCGAAAACGAAACGGGAAAATCGTCGCTCGAATCGTTCGAGGAAATGGCCGCCAAGGCTCCTGAAAACGTGATGGTCCGCTACAGCCTGGGGCGAGAATACCTGAAGGCAAAGAGGTACGCCGAAGCGGAGCGGGAATTACGCGAGGCGCTGCGGCTGAAGCCGGATTACTCGGCCGCCTGGCGCGAATTGGGAAAATCACTGGTGGGGCTTGAGCGGCTGGATGAGGCGCGCGAGGTTTATACCAAAGGCGCCGCCGTAGCTTGCGAAAAGGGTGATCTGCAAACTCAGCGTGAGATCGAGGTTTTCCTGAGGCGGCTCGAAAAAGCCGGGGGCTAA
- a CDS encoding LOG family protein, which produces MSKLTRQNHSRSPKLAYRDDRFMDSADARTLRIVAEYLDPQVRLRRAGVQNTVVFFGSSRVLPHDTARENLREVMTRAKCGGPQPTQEELRAARMALKMSKYYEQARELAHLITSWSLSLKNGKHFLVVCSGGGPGIMEAANRGAQEAGGVSIGFNIRLPMEQGSNPYITPELGFLFRYFFMRKLWFAQPSRAVIVFPGGFGTMDEMWEFLTLIQTHKMGHRSTILLYGSRFWKKAVNFDWLRETGTVTAEESKLIRFVDSPHEAFETVKTSLTRQLRLKMAQRPPFD; this is translated from the coding sequence ATGAGCAAGCTCACACGGCAAAACCACTCCCGTTCACCCAAGCTCGCCTATCGAGATGACCGCTTCATGGACAGTGCCGACGCCCGCACGCTGCGAATCGTGGCGGAATATCTGGATCCGCAGGTGCGCCTGCGCCGGGCGGGGGTGCAAAACACCGTGGTATTTTTCGGGTCGTCGCGGGTGTTGCCCCACGACACGGCGCGTGAAAACCTGCGGGAGGTGATGACCCGAGCAAAGTGCGGCGGCCCGCAGCCCACCCAGGAAGAATTGCGCGCCGCGCGCATGGCGCTGAAGATGTCAAAATATTACGAGCAGGCCCGGGAACTGGCCCACCTGATCACCAGTTGGTCTCTGAGCCTGAAAAACGGCAAGCATTTTCTTGTGGTCTGCTCAGGGGGTGGACCGGGAATTATGGAAGCGGCCAATCGGGGCGCGCAGGAAGCCGGAGGGGTCTCAATCGGCTTCAACATCCGGCTGCCCATGGAGCAAGGCTCGAATCCTTACATCACTCCGGAACTGGGCTTCCTGTTCCGTTACTTTTTCATGCGCAAACTGTGGTTCGCCCAACCTTCGCGCGCCGTCATCGTTTTTCCTGGAGGCTTTGGCACCATGGACGAAATGTGGGAATTCCTGACGCTGATCCAAACCCACAAAATGGGCCATCGCTCAACCATCCTGCTTTACGGATCCAGGTTCTGGAAGAAAGCGGTGAATTTCGACTGGCTGAGGGAGACTGGCACGGTCACCGCGGAGGAGTCAAAGCTGATCCGCTTTGTGGACAGCCCGCACGAAGCATTTGAAACCGTCAAGACCAGCCTGACGCGCCAGCTTCGGCTGAAAATGGCGCAACGGCCTCCCTTCGACTAG
- a CDS encoding RraA family protein, whose amino-acid sequence MQNNEREQTLIEYLKTIDTPTISNAIEQLRLRPRSEGFTPLQVRCLFPDFGPMCGYSVTAQVETMTEGNPREERGYVELFEAVEKSPKPAVVAFQEVGGHPDYTAHCGEVMATFFNRLGAIGLVTDCAVRDLAEVRALGFHYFARGAVASHANFRIVRVCVPIHLAGMVVRPQDILHGDQNGLIQVPKDALDGLPKAIESVRTRERRLMDMTKDPNFTASQLRGRFMH is encoded by the coding sequence ATGCAAAACAACGAGCGGGAGCAAACGCTCATCGAATACCTGAAAACGATTGATACGCCCACCATCTCAAACGCCATCGAGCAGTTGCGCCTGCGGCCGCGCAGCGAGGGATTCACCCCGCTCCAGGTCCGCTGCCTCTTTCCGGATTTCGGGCCGATGTGCGGATACTCAGTGACGGCCCAGGTTGAAACCATGACCGAAGGCAATCCGAGAGAAGAGCGCGGCTACGTCGAGCTGTTTGAGGCGGTGGAGAAATCGCCCAAGCCTGCGGTGGTTGCGTTTCAGGAAGTCGGCGGACATCCGGACTACACGGCGCATTGCGGCGAGGTGATGGCCACTTTCTTTAACCGATTGGGCGCCATTGGCCTGGTGACGGATTGCGCCGTCCGCGACCTTGCAGAGGTCCGGGCCCTTGGCTTCCACTATTTCGCCCGCGGCGCCGTGGCGAGCCATGCCAATTTCCGCATCGTGCGCGTCTGCGTGCCCATCCACCTGGCGGGGATGGTGGTCCGCCCGCAGGACATTCTGCACGGCGACCAGAACGGACTGATCCAGGTCCCCAAAGACGCGCTCGATGGTCTCCCAAAGGCGATTGAATCGGTCCGGACAAGGGAGCGCCGGCTGATGGACATGACCAAAGATCCGAACTTCACCGCGAGCCAATTGCGCGGACGTTTTATGCATTAG
- the larC gene encoding nickel pincer cofactor biosynthesis protein LarC produces MINLAYLDCSSGISGDMFLAALLDAGVEYDRLRRELAKIDLGPYEFTQSRVMRGGLAGNHVDIVAPGKQPHRHLSHIEKLIGAASIDDAVKQKSLQVFRRLGEAEAKLHDQPIEKIHFHEVGAVDAILDIVGVCLGLFMLGNPELVCSPLNVGGGRVEAAHGTLPVPAPATAELLKGLPVYSSGVEFELVTPTGAALVSTLAAGFGPVPAMKVERIGYGAGANDLHAHPNIARLMLGEKAGGEGSAPGGAGDETVHVIEANIDDMNPQLYGYFAEKALATGALDVTCAAAQMKKNRPGLLVTVLAKPEFESALTRLLFSETTTIGVRITRARRKVLDREMVEVETAFGAVRMKIARLDGEIVNAAPEFDDCRRLADEKSVPLKDVMQAAQAAYKLLKH; encoded by the coding sequence ATGATAAATCTGGCCTACCTCGATTGTTCCTCAGGAATCAGCGGCGATATGTTTCTGGCCGCTCTCCTCGACGCGGGCGTGGAATACGACCGCCTGCGGAGAGAATTGGCAAAAATCGACCTCGGGCCTTATGAATTCACCCAGAGCCGGGTGATGCGGGGAGGGCTGGCAGGCAATCATGTAGACATCGTGGCGCCGGGCAAGCAACCGCACCGCCATCTGAGCCACATTGAGAAGCTGATTGGGGCGGCGTCAATCGACGACGCTGTAAAGCAGAAATCGCTTCAGGTTTTCCGGCGGCTGGGCGAGGCCGAGGCGAAGCTCCATGACCAGCCGATCGAAAAGATACACTTTCACGAAGTGGGAGCGGTGGACGCCATCCTCGACATCGTTGGTGTTTGCCTGGGACTCTTCATGCTGGGAAATCCGGAACTGGTCTGCTCGCCGCTGAACGTGGGTGGCGGACGCGTGGAGGCGGCGCACGGCACCTTGCCTGTTCCAGCCCCGGCCACGGCCGAATTGCTGAAAGGACTTCCCGTTTACTCGTCAGGAGTTGAATTCGAACTCGTCACGCCAACAGGCGCCGCGCTGGTTTCAACGCTGGCGGCCGGATTCGGCCCCGTTCCGGCGATGAAAGTAGAGCGCATCGGATATGGCGCGGGCGCAAATGATCTCCATGCGCATCCCAACATCGCGCGATTGATGCTGGGCGAGAAGGCCGGTGGCGAAGGGAGTGCGCCGGGCGGCGCGGGCGATGAAACCGTCCATGTGATCGAAGCCAACATTGACGACATGAATCCGCAACTCTACGGCTACTTTGCGGAAAAGGCGCTCGCGACAGGCGCTCTCGATGTGACCTGTGCAGCGGCCCAGATGAAGAAGAACCGGCCGGGCCTGCTGGTCACTGTGCTTGCGAAGCCGGAATTCGAAAGCGCGCTCACCCGGCTGCTGTTCAGCGAGACCACCACCATCGGCGTACGCATCACGCGGGCGCGCCGCAAAGTGCTGGACCGCGAGATGGTCGAGGTTGAAACTGCTTTCGGGGCGGTGAGAATGAAAATAGCGCGACTCGATGGCGAGATTGTAAACGCCGCGCCGGAATTTGACGATTGCAGGCGCCTGGCTGATGAAAAATCCGTACCGCTGAAGGACGTAATGCAGGCCGCGCAGGCGGCCTATAAGCTATTGAAACATTGA
- the metG gene encoding methionine--tRNA ligase translates to MNQSTNQKMNKFYLTTPLYYPNARLHVGSAYTTIVCDVIARYKRMCGDDVAFLTGNDEHGEKLQRAADAAGVRPGDFVAEKRRQFIEVWKKLGIDYTHFVYTDQPEHIISVQRLIRLAQKNEPGVIYKGTYQGRYCVFDERYVSDGADPVNCDICGRPAELINEQNYFFRLSAFQDRLLELYEQHPEFVQPDFRRNEVISFVKSGLRDISISRRRLKWGIQWPDDPEEVVYVWYDALAGYMTGIGYAEGEQGSAEFQKLWPADVHMIGKDIIRFHAVYWPAFLMAAGLPLPKTVFAHGWIYYEQDKMSKSKGNVVYPEPIVDALDSFGAPGNDALRYYLLRDTPFGQDASFSYDGLVQRYNSDLANGLGNLASRTLMMVQQFRRGLVPKGVSIAGQQDIFLRLDNLIFTYQDAFDRWDLSGALGAIWDFLSAADKLIVEWKPWELAKSNSVGDQEKLDATLYSVANLLRVVSLLLYSVMPYSAERLWKLLGCEGDIKVQKFEDLKSQSLKPGTKVGKPEPIFPRLDKAEAVARLNEFAEADRKGHQAPTEKEKTVETPSGEKPANTEQAPVQPTGAPTATPASEKISIEDFAKVEMRVGEILAAESIPKADKLLKLQVDIGTEVRQVCAGIAEHYKPEQLVGMKVVLVTNLQPRKLRGVESNGMIVAASVGEEGRPVLATFNEDVPKGAKLR, encoded by the coding sequence ATGAATCAATCAACAAATCAGAAAATGAACAAATTTTACCTGACCACTCCGCTCTATTACCCGAACGCGCGCCTGCACGTGGGCTCGGCGTACACCACAATTGTCTGCGATGTGATTGCGCGTTACAAGCGTATGTGCGGCGACGACGTGGCGTTCCTCACCGGCAATGATGAGCACGGCGAGAAGCTGCAGCGCGCGGCGGATGCGGCCGGCGTGCGGCCCGGGGATTTTGTGGCGGAGAAACGGCGGCAGTTCATCGAGGTATGGAAGAAGCTGGGGATCGATTACACCCACTTTGTCTACACCGACCAACCCGAGCACATTATCAGCGTCCAGCGGCTCATCCGCCTGGCGCAGAAGAACGAGCCCGGCGTGATCTACAAGGGGACCTATCAGGGGCGCTACTGCGTCTTCGACGAGCGCTACGTTTCTGACGGCGCCGATCCGGTCAACTGCGACATCTGCGGTCGCCCGGCGGAATTGATCAATGAGCAAAACTATTTTTTCCGGCTCTCTGCCTTCCAGGACCGCCTGTTGGAACTTTACGAGCAGCATCCCGAATTTGTGCAGCCGGATTTCCGGCGCAATGAGGTGATCAGTTTCGTTAAAAGCGGCTTGCGGGACATCTCGATCAGCCGCCGGAGGCTGAAGTGGGGCATCCAGTGGCCCGACGATCCCGAAGAAGTTGTTTACGTCTGGTATGACGCGCTGGCGGGTTATATGACGGGCATTGGCTACGCCGAAGGCGAGCAGGGCAGCGCCGAATTTCAAAAACTCTGGCCCGCCGATGTCCACATGATCGGCAAAGACATCATCCGTTTTCACGCCGTTTACTGGCCGGCATTTCTGATGGCAGCCGGGCTGCCGCTGCCCAAAACCGTCTTCGCGCACGGCTGGATCTATTACGAGCAGGACAAGATGTCGAAATCGAAAGGCAACGTGGTTTATCCCGAGCCGATCGTGGACGCGCTCGATTCGTTCGGCGCCCCCGGCAACGACGCCCTGCGCTACTACCTGCTGCGCGATACGCCCTTCGGCCAGGATGCCAGCTTTTCCTATGACGGGCTGGTGCAACGGTATAACTCTGATTTGGCCAATGGGCTTGGGAACCTTGCCAGTAGAACGCTGATGATGGTGCAACAGTTCAGGCGCGGGCTGGTTCCGAAGGGCGTAAGCATCGCGGGCCAGCAGGACATATTCCTCCGATTAGACAACTTGATCTTCACGTACCAAGATGCCTTCGACCGCTGGGATCTCTCGGGCGCGCTCGGCGCTATTTGGGATTTTCTCTCGGCGGCTGACAAGCTGATTGTGGAGTGGAAGCCCTGGGAACTCGCAAAATCGAACTCTGTCGGTGACCAGGAAAAGCTCGATGCAACACTCTATAGTGTCGCGAATCTGCTGCGCGTGGTGAGCTTGTTGCTTTATTCGGTGATGCCCTATAGTGCGGAACGGCTGTGGAAGCTGCTTGGCTGTGAGGGTGACATTAAAGTTCAGAAATTTGAGGATTTGAAATCGCAAAGCCTGAAACCGGGGACAAAAGTTGGCAAGCCCGAGCCCATTTTTCCTCGTTTGGACAAGGCTGAGGCTGTAGCCCGGCTGAATGAATTTGCCGAAGCGGACCGCAAGGGCCATCAGGCGCCAACCGAAAAGGAGAAGACTGTGGAAACGCCATCTGGAGAAAAGCCAGCCAACACGGAACAGGCTCCGGTGCAGCCGACAGGCGCGCCCACCGCAACGCCCGCGAGCGAGAAAATCTCGATTGAAGACTTTGCCAAAGTGGAGATGCGGGTAGGCGAAATCCTTGCAGCCGAGTCCATTCCAAAAGCAGACAAGCTGTTGAAGCTTCAGGTGGATATCGGCACGGAAGTCCGGCAGGTGTGCGCGGGCATCGCGGAGCACTATAAGCCCGAGCAACTGGTGGGGATGAAGGTGGTTTTAGTCACCAACCTGCAACCGCGCAAACTCCGCGGGGTGGAATCGAACGGCATGATCGTTGCTGCCTCCGTTGGTGAGGAGGGCCGTCCTGTGCTGGCCACCTTCAATGAAGACGTTCCCAAGGGAGCGAAGCTTAGGTAA